Proteins co-encoded in one Rhopalosiphum maidis isolate BTI-1 chromosome 2, ASM367621v3, whole genome shotgun sequence genomic window:
- the LOC113551846 gene encoding uncharacterized protein LOC113551846 has product MFSTKFLITFALYSLALDTTSGKPFVDGLTACKRSDPMLDECLLNMLRQTQPQLMQGNPEQNLPPLDPVHIPRVSVYKNMQDIRVTGELSNLTAKGASSITFKALKVNLRENTWDMTIAVPLITFVTDFNLNVTLKVILMPVFGKGLCDGKISHSVVRFHANTEVKDGKLKLNDIKINLNLGDVEVHIIKSQNPALAQTTSQFFNTNKRMVLDLVTPVAEDVVRQMLLRYGNRVLSTVEITDLLID; this is encoded by the exons atgttttctacaaaatttttaatcaccTTCGCGCTTTACAGTCTGGCTTTGGATACCACTTCAGGAAAACCTTTCGTCG ATGGACTGACGGCGTGCAAGAGAAGCGATCCGATGTTGGATGAATGTCTGTTGAACATGCTCAGACAGACTCAACCTCAACTTATGCAAG GTAACCCGGAACAGAATCTGCCACCGTTGGACCCAGTGCATATCCCCAGGGTTTCAGTATATAAGAACATGCAAGATATTCGGGTGACTGGAGAGCTATCAAACTTGACGGCTAAAGGCGCAAGTTCGATTACCTTCAAAGCATTAAA AGTGAATTTAAGAGAAAACACGTGGGACATGACCATAGCGGTTCCCCTTATTACGTTCGTAACGGATTTCAATCTGAACGTCACGTTAAAAGTTATTCTAATGCCAGTCTTCGGAAAGGGACTCTGTGACGGAAAAATCA gTCATAGCGTCGTTCGATTTCACGCCAACACCGAAGTGAAAGACGGCAAATTGAAGTTGAACGATATCAAAATAAACCTGAACCTCGGCGACGTAGAAGTGCACATCATCAAATCGCAAAACCCAGCATTAG CGCAAACGACGTCGCAGTTTTTCAACACGAACAAACGCATGGTTCTCGACCTAGTGACGCCGGTCGCCGAGGACGTGGTACGACAGATGTTGCTGCGATACGGCAACAGAGTTCTGTCCACGGTGGAGATTACGGATCTGTTGATTGACTGA